The following are encoded together in the Peromyscus leucopus breed LL Stock chromosome 1, UCI_PerLeu_2.1, whole genome shotgun sequence genome:
- the LOC114687074 gene encoding LOW QUALITY PROTEIN: paternally-expressed gene 3 protein-like (The sequence of the model RefSeq protein was modified relative to this genomic sequence to represent the inferred CDS: inserted 5 bases in 4 codons; deleted 5 bases in 3 codons), protein MRQTLTARGDQPAIPEKLKPLGVSKTDCEKVTTPPENYKMYHQEDDTNSDMTSDDDMSRCGRETPPPRSSHSLSSDRDQERRGRSREVEPRDRWPYIRNPRSRLPHRDLSLPVMSRPHFGLERDDDRRSMDYESRSQDAESYQNVVELKEDKKPQNPIQDNLENYRKLLSLGVQLAEDDRHSHMTQGHSSRSKRSAYPSTSRGLKPMPEAKKPAHRRGICEDESSHGVIMEKFIKDVSRKSARARELHERPPPPPPPPRFPRPSDNWKDGASNRRESVIQERGFEGSAYRGGFRFNADLISRNRVLERKRRYHFDSDERGHEHKSCVRKKPFECGSEMRQAMSMGNLSCPPVPESQPIDFPADPYVCDECGRSFSVISEFVEHQIMHTRENLYEYGESFIHSVAVNEVQKGQGGGRRFECKECGETFSRSAALAEHRQIHAREYLAECNDQENEDTIMPSPTFSELQKIYGKDKFYECKVCKETFLHSSALIEHQKTHGRGNSDDRENERERERQRMRARARELRERERGEPFLTCPNFNEFRKMYRRDKIYECKVCGESFLHLSSLXEHQKIHTRGNPFENKSRMCQETFVPSQSLRRRQKTYREKLFDFNNARDALMESSDPGDHQKNRSRKNFFEGRGYEKPFAESQKSHTITRPPTNEDDKPFTISVNPNDKPKSPTMENGSQGRPYERPVIHSLGPALPLKSRGAFGFPKPRSVTESSTQTTGGILPRILSRGSIFEGKEFKRSIFHSLPAPRPLKRHRANDLLGCYDEEGESSIYIPELSNKRRKIPTGEDTYEGSNSSNHTDSIPPGVPRAEPPSLSGEPRESNQDVTFSVPSSSVREHQKARAKKKYIETRSSEASVIHSLPFGDLQAFRRRAKFFECQECGEAFAHGSDLIEHQKIHDRERPSGSRHFERSVIRSLAPSDPQTSYAQERFIQEQVRKFREFGQRSATSNNLSVQKTHTQEKYAEEPHDKQTHGQKIHDKEPNGQEPHGQEPHGDEPQDKEPLDQEMRNEEPHGDKPNGQEPHGDEPHDNGLLDQEMGSEEPHGEEPHGEESHGQNKXKDTTIQASGSDDHKKDDAGDMIYECQDCGLGFTDLTDLTSHQDVHSRKDLVDSREYAPSEVHXHPVSEFENKCSGEKLYECPKCGESFTHSSLLLEHQRVHEEDQLYSVKACDDGFIALLPTRPRRNRAAERNPAVTGSAIRCRQCGQGFIHSSALNEHMRQHRDDEMLEQNELTEEIFIQGLALTEYQGSETEEKLFECTICGECFFTAKQLGDHHTKVHKDEPYEYGPSYTHASFLTEPLRKHIPLYECKDCGQPFLDDTVITERMVFHPEREGGSDIVAATAQEVEANVLIPQEVLRIQGSNAEAAEPEVEAAEPEVEAAEPELEAAEPNGEAEGPDGEAAEPDGEAEQPNAEAEQPNGDADEPDGAGIEDPEERADEPEEDVEEPEGDADEPDGADIEDPEEEGEDEEIEVEEPYYNCHECTETFASSAAFGEHLKSHASVIIFEPANALGEXPGYPERASTSASGAEQADDDKYFKCDVCGQLFQDRLSLARHQNSHTG, encoded by the exons ATGAG GCAGACCCTCACAGCAAGAGGAGATCAGCCGGCCATCCCTGAAAAGCTCAAGCCCTTGGGTGTGAGCAAGACAGACTGTGAAAAAGTCACCACTCCACCGGAGAATTACAAGATGTACCACCAGGAAG ACGACACCAACAGTGACATGACCAGTGACGACGACATGAGCCGTTGTGGGAGGGAAACCCCACCACCTCGATCATCCCATTCTTTGAGCA GTGACCGAGACCAGGAGCGCAGGGGCAGAAGCAGAGAAGTGGAGCCTCGAGACCGCTGGCCATACATCAGGAATCCCAGAAGCA GGCTGCCTCATCGGGATCTTTCCCTCCCTGTGATGTCAAGACCACATTTTGGACTGGAAAGAGATGATGACAGACGTTCCATGGATTATGAGTCTCGATCCCAG GATGCTGAATCATACCAGAATGTTGTGGAACTCAAAGAGGACAAGAAGCCTCAGAATCCAATTCAGGACAACCTGGAGAACTACAGAAAGCTGCTCTCACTGG GAGTACAGCTTGCCGAAGATGACCGACACTCTCACATGACACAAGGCCACTCTTCGAGGTCCAAGAGAAGTGCCTACCCAAGCACCAGCCGAG GTCTGAAACCCATGCCTGAAGCCAAAAAGCCGGCCCACCGACGCGGAATCTGTGAGGATGAATCTTCTCATGGAGTGATAATGGAAAAATTCATCAAGGATGTGTCACGCAAATCCGCAAGAGCGAGGGAGCTGCACGagcgtcctcctcctcctcctccacctccgaGGTTCCCCAGGCCCAGTGACAACTGGAAGGACGGTGCGTCCAACAGAAGAGAGTCAGTGATCCAGGAGAGGGGTTTTGAGGGGAGCGCGTACAGGGGTGGCTTCCGGTTCAATGCAGACCTGATTTCCAGAAACCGAGTGCTGGAAAGGAAGCGGCGTTATCACTTTGATTCTGATGAGAGGGGTCACGAGCATAAGAGCTGTGTGAGGAAGAAGCCTTTTGAGTGTGGCAGTGAGATGAGGCAGGCTATGAGCATGGGTAACCTGAGCTGCCCTCCCGTCCCTGAGTCTCAGCCGATCGATTTTCCGGCAGATCCGTATGTGTGTGATGAGTGCGGGAGGTCGTTCAGTGTCATCTCTGAGTTTGTCGAGCACCAGATCATGCACACTAGGGAGAATCTCTATGAGTATGGAGAGTCCTTTATCCACAGTGTGGCTGTCAATGAGGTACAGAAAGGTCAGGGCGGGGGGAGACGCTTTGAGTGTAAGGAGTGTGGAGAAACCTTCAGTAGGAGCGCAGCCCTGGCAGAGCATCGCCAAATCCATGCTAGGGAGTACCTTGCCGAATGCAATGACCAGGAGAACGAGGACACCATCATGCCTAGCCCGACCTTCAGCGAGCTGCAGAAGATATATGGCAAAGACAAGTTCTACGAGTGCAAGGTGTGCAAGGAGACCTTTCTGCACAGCTCGGCCCTGATTGAGCACCAGAAAACCCATGGCAGAGGCAACTCAGACGACAGAGAGAATGAGCGTGAGCGCGAACGCCAGCGCATGCGTGCGCGTGCACGGGAGCTGCGCGAACGCGAACGCGGGGAACCCTTTCTGACCTGTCCAAACTTCAATGAGTTTCGGAAGATGTACAGGAGAGACAAGATCTATGAATGCAAGGTGTGTGGGGAGAGCTTCCTTCACCTCTCGTCCC AGGAGCATCAGAAAATCCACACTCGAGGAAACCCCTTCGAAAATAAGAGCAGGATGTGCCAGGAGACCTTTGTCCCAAGTCAGTCCCTCAGAAGGCGCCAGAAAACTTACAGGGAGAAGCTGTTCGACTTTAACAATGCCAGAGATGCACTGATGGAAAGCTCAGACCCCGGTGACCACCAGAAAAATCGTTCTCGAAAGAATTTCTTCGAGGGCAGGGGATATGAGAAGCCCTTTGCCGAATCTCAGAAGAGTCATACTATAACAAGACCACCTACAAACGAAGATGACAAGCCATTCACCATCAGTGTCAACCCCAATGACAAGCCGAAGTCCCCTACCATGGAAAACGGCTCCCAGGGGAGACCCTATGAGAGGCCTGTCATTCACAGCTTGGGTCCTGCACTACCTCTGAAGAGTCGCGGCGCATTCGGGTTCCCTAAACCAAGATCAGTGACGGAGTCTAGCACCCAGACCACGGGAGGCATTCTCCCCAGAATCCTCTCCAGAGGGAGCATCTTTGAAGGAAAGGAATTCAAGAGATCCATCTTCCACAGCTTGCCTGCTCCCCGACCTCTGAAACGTCATAGGGCAAATGACCTGCTTGGATGCTACGATGAGGAGGGCGAGTCCTCCATTTACATCCCAGAGCTGAGCAATAAGCGTCGGAAGATTCCTACCGGAGAAGACACTTATGAAGGAAGCAACAGCAGCAACCACACGGATTCCATCCCCCCGGGTGTACCCCGCGCTGAGCCTCCAAGCCTTTCTGGAGAGCCCCGTGAATCTAATCAAGATGTCACATTTTCAGTGCCCAGCTCAAGTGTTCGCGAACACCAGAAGGCTCGTGCCAAAAAGAAGTACATTGAGACCAGGAGCAGTGAGGCCTCTGTAATCCACTCCCTGCCTTTTGGTGACCTGCAAGCATTCCGCCGTAGAGCGAAGTTCTTTGAGTGTCAGGAATGTGGGGAGGCCTTTGCTCATGGGTCTGACCTCATCGAGCACCAGAAGATTCACGACAGAGAAAGACCCTCTGGGAGCCGACATTTCGAGCGATCTGTCATCCGCAGCCTGGCCCCTAGCGACCCTCAGACCAGTTATGCCCAAGAACGCTTCATTCAAGAGCAAGTGCGCAAATTCAGAGAATTTGGACAACGCTCTGCTACCAGCAACAACCTCAGTGTACAGAAAACCCATACCCAAGAAAAATATGCCGAGGAGCCCCATGATAAACAAACTCATGGTCAA AAAATTCATGACAAAGAGCCCAATGGCCAAGAACCCCATGGCCAGGAGCCCCATGGTGATGAGCCCCAGGACAAGGAGCCCCTTGATCAGGAGATGCGCAACGAAGAGCCCCACGGTGATAAGCCCAATGGCCAGGAGCCCCATGGTGATGAGCCCCATGACAATGGACTCCTTGATCAGGAGATGGGCAGTGAGGAGCCCCATGGTGAGGAGCCCCATGGTGAAGAGTCCCACGgccagaacaa gaaagacactaCCATTCAGGCCTCAGGTTCTGATGACCACAAGAAAGATGACGCCGGCGACATGATCTATGAATGCCAGGACTGCGGACTGGGCTTTACTGACCTCACAGACCTCACAAGCCATCAGGATGTCCACAGCAGAAAGGATCTGGTTGACAGTCGCGAATACGCACCCTCCGAAGTTC GCCACCCCGTCAGCGAATTTGAGAATAAATGCTCTGGAGAGAAGCTGTACGAATGTCCAAAATGCGGGGAGTCTTTTACTCACAGCTCACTGCTTCTCGAGCATCAGAGAGTCCATGAAGAAGACCAGCTGTATTCTGTAAAGGCCTGCGATGATGGTTTCATCGCTCTCCTGCCG ACGAGGCCAAGGAGGAATCGCGCTGCAGAGAGGAACCCG GCCGTTACTGGGTCAGCCATTCGATGCCGTCAGTGCGGGCAAGGCTTCATTCACAGCTCCGCCCTCAACGAGCACATGAGACAGCACAGGGATGACGAAATGCTGGAGCAGAATGAGTTGACGGAGGAGATTTTCATCCAAGGCCTGGCCCTCACCGAGTACCAGGGAAGCGAGACCGAAGAGAAGCTTTTTGAGTGCACGATCTGTGGGGAATGCTTCTTCACTGCCAAACAGCTCGGAGACCACCACACCAAAGTCCATAAGGACGAGCCCTATGAGTACGGGCCCTCCTACACCCACGCCTCCTTTCTCACCGAGCCCCTCAGGAAGCACATCCCACTGTACGAGTGCAAAGATTGCGGGCAGCCCTTCCTCGACGACACGGTCATCACCGAGCGCATGGTGTTCCACCCCGAGCGAGAAGGGGGATCGGACATAGTAGCCGCCACTGCCCAAGAGGTCGAAGCCAATGTCCTCATCCCACAAGAAGTCCTGAGGATCCAGGGGTCAAATGCAGAAGCGGCCGAGCCGGAAGTGGAGGCCGCCGAGCCGGAAGTGGAGGCTGCAGAGCCTGAGCTGGAGGCCGCAGAGCCCAATGGAGAGGCCGAAGGGCCAGATGGAGAAGCTGCCGAGCCCGACGGAGAGGCGGAGCAGCCCAATGCAGAGGCGGAGCAGCCCAATGGCGATGCCGATGAGCCAGATGGAGCCGGCATCGAAGACCCAGAAGAGAGGGCTGACGAGCCAGAGGAAGATGTCGAAGAGCCGGAGGGAGACGCCGACGAGCCTGACGGTGCAGACATCGAAGACCCCGAAGAGGAAGGCGAAGATGAAGAGATTGAGGTCGAAGAACCGTACTACAACTGCCACGAGTGCACAGAAACCTTCGCCTCCAGCGCAGCCTTCGGCGAGCACCTGAAAAGCCACGCCAGCGTGATCATCTTCGAGCCCGCCAACGCTCTCGGAG TCCCCGGCTACCCTGAACGCGCCAGCACCAGCGCCAGCGGGGCCGAGCAGGCGGATGATGACAAGTATTTCAAGTGCGACGTGTGCGGGCAGCTCTTCCAAGACCGCCTCTCCCTCGCCAGACACCAGAATTCTCACACTGGCTga